One Microbacterium sp. SSM24 genomic window, GAAGCGACATCTACGCGTTGGGCATCATGCTGTACGAGATGCTCACCGGCGAGCAGCCCTACAAGGGCGAGCAGCCGATGCAGATCGCCTTCCAGCACGCGACGGATTCCGTGCCGCGTCCCAGCGTCAAGAACCCCGGCGTTCCCGAGCCTCTCGACGAGCTGGTGCTGTGGGCGACGGAGAAGAACCCCGACGACCGACCGGTCGACGCGCGCGAGATGCTCGAGCGGCTCCGCGAGATCGAGCGCGAGCTCGCCATTGCTCCGGTCGTGACCCGCACCGCGATCATCGGAGCCCCGCGCGACGAGGGCATCCCGTCGGGCGAGCTCACCGCCGTCCTGCCGTCGACCGGCATGAGCCTGACCGCCACGCACCCGATCGACGAGGTCGACAACGCCACGCAGCTGCGCAGTGCCATGAAGCGGCGACGGTCGCGCGGGGCGTGGATCGTCGCCCTCGTCGTTCTCCTGGCCGCTCTCGCCGCGGGCCTCGGCTGGTGGTTCGGCTCCGGTCCGGGTTCGATGGTGGCGGTGGCGGATGTCTCGGGCATGACCTTCGCCGAAGCCCAGGAGCGTCTGGCCGAGGACTCCCTCGTCGCGATCGAGCGCGGCGAGAACAGCATCGATGTCGAAGCGGGGCTCGCCATCGGCACCGATCCCCCGTCGGGTTCGCGCGTCGACAAGGACGCCGACATCACGGTTCTCATCTCCCTCGGCCCGGCCGAGGTGCAGCTGGAATCCATGCTGGGCAAGGACAAGACCGAGGTCACCGGCATCCTCGATGCGCAGGAGATCGCCGTCGACGGCGAGAGCCCCTTCTACACCGACACCGCCGCCGACGGCGTCGTCGGCGTGTTGATCCATCCTCGCGACGGCGGGGAGGACATCCCATGCGGTGAAGGCTGCACCGCGCGCCAGGGCGATACCGCGACGCTGTGGGTCTCGCTCGGCGCACTCCCGAGCGTCCGCGGCCAGGAGGTCGACGCGGCCCGCGCGACGCTGACGGATGCCCAGCTCGTGGTGACCGACGACGTGATCGAGAAGGCGAGCGACGACATCGCCGAGGGTCTGGTGATCGGCACGACCGAGCGCGAAGGCGGCACCTGGTGGCGTCCAGGCGACACCATCACGCT contains:
- the pknB gene encoding Stk1 family PASTA domain-containing Ser/Thr kinase, whose protein sequence is MSTSQQTDPLIGRLVDGRYRVRARIARGGMATVYVATDLRLERRIALKVMHGHLSDDTVFQSRFIQEARAAARLADPHVVNVFDQGQDGDMAYLVMEYLPGITLRELLREQRRLTVPQAVSILDAILSGLAAAHRAGIVHRDVKPENVLLAEDGRIKIGDFGLARATTANTATGAQLLGTIAYLAPELVTRGTADARSDIYALGIMLYEMLTGEQPYKGEQPMQIAFQHATDSVPRPSVKNPGVPEPLDELVLWATEKNPDDRPVDAREMLERLREIERELAIAPVVTRTAIIGAPRDEGIPSGELTAVLPSTGMSLTATHPIDEVDNATQLRSAMKRRRSRGAWIVALVVLLAALAAGLGWWFGSGPGSMVAVADVSGMTFAEAQERLAEDSLVAIERGENSIDVEAGLAIGTDPPSGSRVDKDADITVLISLGPAEVQLESMLGKDKTEVTGILDAQEIAVDGESPFYTDTAADGVVGVLIHPRDGGEDIPCGEGCTARQGDTATLWVSLGALPSVRGQEVDAARATLTDAQLVVTDDVIEKASDDIAEGLVIGTTEREGGTWWRPGDTITLIVSTGPPLFEVPDVVGQSRDTAIANLEAAGFQVDYSALWTPFPDEVTEVASSDPVAGSMLLKGTRIYIEITVSG